Genomic DNA from Halobaculum sp. CBA1158:
TAACTGTAATCGGGACACGTCCCACCGACGATATTTTAGGAGTTAGTGATAATTACTCTGTATGATGGAAGATTCTCGATTGGCGTACGCATCAATAACTGACTTTGATTGTTACGTCTGTGGAACTCCGTTTGAAATACAGCGTTTGAAATTTGAGTCGGGAGATGATACTGATTTCATTTCGGATTATGATTGTCACAAATGCGAAGCAGAATATGTGGTAGAGGTGGATGTTGACGAAGATGGGGTTGAAGCATATGCCTCCAGAACAGATCCTGAAGTACCCGACACTGAACTAGAATTTGATATTTCTCGCAGTTCAACTAGAGAAGCACTGTATGAAACAGCACATCCCGCACGAGACCTCGTTCAGGCATTGACTGACTTGAATAAAGCCGCAAGTATTCTATTTAGTAATGAAGAACGAGTGATGGATGTACAACAAGAGCTTGAATCAATCGACAATCTTGCTGAAGAGAGTCTAGATTCCGACCCATATCTTGAGACCCACAATTATCTATCGTCATCATATACATTTGACCAAATACTAGAGACAATCAAACCAGATTTACCAACAGGTGGGCCGGTTGCTGAAGCGATGGAGACGTATAATGAACAGCGTAGAGTGATTAATGGTCTTAGAATATATGCCCAGCATCATCTCATACCTGAGATTGGGTTTACGCACTATTATAGCTCTGAAGCAGACGAACAACGCTTTGCCCTTACTATTGATCTGGAAGAAGTCTCGACTATTGACTCATTAGAAGACGGGTATGAAAACGGTGTTGAGCACCACTATGGACATATTGACGATGACCTAATAGATGTCCCATTATGGACACAGAGATATTCTGAGGCCGCGAATGAGCTAATTGAGACGATCTGGACACACGTAGAAGACACAAAAGGAGATGATCTGGAAGATTATCAGGAAAAGACAAGCAGGTGAGTTACGGAAACGTGATTGCGGTAGTTGTAAATTAGATAGAGGGTACATACACGCATTTATGTTAATTATTCTCAATTGACCACGAAATGGCTGCCCCCTGTCTATGGACATCGTGCTGGAGGCCGTCGAATTCGGCGATGCGACACACGCTCGCATCAATCCCGTACCAGTGCTCGATATCCCGGACGATCTTCTCGGCGATCTCTCCCGCCGTGTACCGCTCCGGTAGCGCCTCTACCGTCTCTGGGTCGTCGTCGCTATGCTTGTAGAACAGGCCGAGCAACCCACTCAGTCCGCTGAACTCCGACGCATAAAGTCGGCGTGCATCCGTTAGCAGCGTGTTCTGGTGGAATGGGCTGAACACGTGGCCGTACATAGCGGGCTCCGGATCGCCGTTCGCCCGCCAGTAGCGGATCAGTTTCGCTTCGATGGGCATCCCGTTCGGCAGAACAAGATCGCATTTCTCGCTGCTATCAGGATACGGCACCTCGCGGTTGATCTCTTCGTAGCGGTCGTCCATCTCGCGGAGATGGTTGAGCAGCAATTCCACCTGACGTTCCTCGTCTTCCGACCCGATCCCATCGCCGTACTGGCCAGTTGTGTTGCGGTCGACCGTCGGTACTGCGTCAGCGATGGCCCCAGTGAACACATCAAGCGACAGGGCGTCCTCCATATATTCACCAGAGGCGTGGCTGTGATAGAACTGCCGTCAGAGTCAAGCAGGACACTTCAAGACATTTGCGGGCTTTCAGTCTCTGGAAAGCGGAATTTCAAGTTTTTCGCCCTCGGTATGAGTTGGTGTGTGCAACGAACGCGACTATCGCGAGCAGCGGTGGCACAGAGAGAGAAACTCACCTCCGTACGAGAGCGTAGCGGAGGCGCGTCAGGAACTCGATGATCTTGGGGTGTCGCCCGCAACGATCAACGAACTCTTCGAGGCCGCACAGAATGCGGCCGTCTCGCTTGTTTCCGAGTACGGGGTGAGAGATGAAGTGGATGCCGAGGTAGTCGCAAGGTGGCTGATGATCTCGGCGTGCGAATCCAGCGTGCAGTTCATCGAGAACGACGTGTGGGAAGATCCTCAGGAGGGCGTAGAGAGGCTGGTTGCGGATATGGATCAGAGTGCGGTCACGCTGGTCGGCGGAACGGAGACTCGCAACCGAGATATGGCCGTCCTGTTCAACGCAATGCTGGGCGAGAATCACGCGCAAAGATAGTTGAGAGTAATGCACTCGTCAGTTCCATAGCGGGCATCCGCGCGACTCGGTCGTATGATATGCGGTTCTATCGCCGTCCGCTTTCTGATAGAAGAAATCCTTATCGGGCTTTAGAGAATCTATGCCGGCATTTATTATCGTGTGGACGCTGGGGCCGATATGCCCAGTGGGAGTGACCCCGGTCGCGTGGAGGAATACACCGATCGACAGGTGGAACGCGTTAGGCGCACCGTCCAAGAACCAAATCGCTCGGACATCCTGAAAACTGTCCGGAAGGGGCGGCGAGGGAACATCGCGAGCCCGAAACCGAACCAGCGCACCAAGCCGTCGTGGAGCAAGGCGACAATCCGCAACAACGCTCGGGATCTCCGCATTCTTGCAGGACAACTGCAGGGGCTGGACGAGGTGGAGTACGAGGGTACGACGTGGACGGGTCGCGAGGGACGCGACGATTATCCCGACCGTCTCCTCGATCTCACGCCCGAACAAGTGACCGAACTGATCACCGAGATGTCCATCGAACGCGACTGGGCAAGAAGCAACGAGCGAGATTACTGCCTGACCGTACGGAATCACTTTCTCGCGCACGACCGAGTCGAGACTGCCACGGAAATCGACTATCCGCAGGTCGGACTGGAAAACGCCGCCGTGGATATCGAGACAGTTCCCAGCCGCGAGGATCTGCTCACGCTCATCGACAGCGAAAGCATCCGCGACAAGGCGATGTACACCGTTCTCTGGGAGTCGGGCTGTCGCGTCACCGCCCTTGCCTCCCTGAAGATCAAGCACTGGAAGCCGAAGGGCGAGGGATACGGCGTCGTCCAAGTTCCCGGCGCCTACGTCACCGGTCTCAAGGGTGCCGAACACTCGGCGAAACCCATCACATTCGCACGCGGGTACTTGGACAACTGGCTATCGGAACACGAGCTGTCCGACGATCCCGAGGCTCCTCTCTTCCACGGGATCCGCCCGCAAGATGATCCCTCCGAGCACCTGCACCCACACAGCGTTCACCAGCAACTCAAGCGGATCGCTCGTCGAACCGAGGAGATCGATGCCGAACACATCAGCCCGCACACCTTCAAGCACGGTCGCGCGAGCGAGATGCGGGCCTCCGACAAGTACAGCAAGGAAGATATCGAGCAGATCCTCGACTGGGAGGAGGGCACTCCGATGCACGGGAGATACGAACACGTCACGGAGATCGACGAGGCCGAACGTATCTTGAGAAAGCACGGCTTCGCGCCGACGGACGACGGCGACAGCGTCGAACACCGGGAGTGTCCTCGCTGCGGCACCATCGTGGACATAGATGCAGAGTACTGCCCGAAATGCTCGCTTCGGCAGCGCAACGAGCCCCCGCGCTGGTGGCGCATCTACCGCAGCATCACCGACGAGGACGATCCGGTTCGGGAGAAATATCGCGAAGAGCTACCGCCAGCCGACGCTGCCGAACTGGTTCCCGACCTCTTCGACCACGTGAAACGCGTGTTCCTGAGCGGGATGATCGGGGGTGCAGTCCGAAGCAAGGTTGACGGAGAACTTGCCGAAGAGCAGAAAGATACGTACCATCGGTCTATCGAAGACCCCGATGACAGGCAGTGGGTCTACGACAATATCAGCGGAATTGATCAACAGCACGTCGAAGAACATCCTCATGCAACGGACATCCGGCGTATCGAACCGAGCGAACTCGAAGGCTGACACTCTGGTTTTCATACAGTTCGGATAGTGGCAGGCATTTTGCTTCCACTCTCAAACAAACTACATTTTTCAATGGGTTTTTATCCGATCGGAAGATCTCGGCCGGCAGCGATGCTCACAAAAATCGGTTTGGAGGTGTCCGGCGGCGGACAGGAGAGATACAACAACTACTGGCCAGTGTTCCAGCACGGCCGTCTTACCGATGGGATCTATGACTGAATCCAGTTCGCCACCTTCGAGTCCGGATGAGTTCGTTGACGAACACCGGGAGGAGCTGATGGAAATCCTGCTTAACGGTGATAGAACACTCCGTGCGCTGGCCATTGCTATTCTTTTGGAAGGTGGCGATGAACCCGATGTCGATCTCGTCAAGCGCGAGTTGGAGTTGTTCGAAGACCTTGACGAAAAAGTTCGAGAGGAGTTGAGATAGGCTGTAAAAGGGCTATTTAAAGAATATTACGAGCCCTTGAAAATAGTTCGAAGGTCATCCTCCCCCTCACCCAACAATTCCATCACGCGATCGATGTTGATCCCATCGTATTCGGTCATCAAGGTGAATGCGACACTCTCTTTCGTTAGTTCGGGGTTGGAGTCCATCGCCTCAACTATATCAAGAGCGGTTTCCATCGAGCTAGCACTCACATCATAGTCACTAATCCGTTCCCTCAGATTCGACTTGGCGGCATGATTCATCTCCGCTTTGTTACGCAGTCTCTCCACTTCTGAGTCCCCTGTTTGCTCGTCTCCGGTCAGGTTCGAGCCACACCAGAAACAGGCCTCCAAATGTTGGGGAGACCACTGCTCACAACTGGAGCATTTGATCGGCGAGGGCTCGACATAGTCCTCCGCGATTTGGATCGGCGCACCGTCGATATCTGCGATCTGTTGGTTCGCTTCATCGCTGAATCTCGCGATGTAGTGTGCAGGAGCGGATGATCCAGCTTCCCAACCGAATCGGGTTCTAAGTGTGGATTGGTTGACCCCTTTCGCAGCGAGTATGCTCGCTCGACTTTTTCGAAATTGTTTGAGATTTGTTGGTCGACGATATCCGAGACGGTTTCCGATTCTACTACCACGCTGTTCAAATGTTGACTCCTTCAGTTTCTCGGAGTCTTTTTGTTTTGTCCATACCGGCTGGTCTGGAGGGAGGGACAGAGGCGAGGTCGGCAGTTTGACATCGTTGGTCATCTTGTCAACCTCCAAGAGCCACTTACGAAGGTACGGCATAGAGACCTGCAGGTGCGGGGTTCGATCGTATGTTTTGCTGTCTTCCACCTCGAATAAGAAGTAATCCCCCCGGTCGGAAAGATGGCCAGCTTTCATCCTAAATATTTCCGAGGGGCGAGCACCCGAGTCCCATGCGACTGCGATCAGGGCCTTATCTCGCAAGTGAACTTTCCCAGAGTCCAAGATCGGAACGACTGACTCATCCCAATAATGAATATTACTTCGTTTAGGTGTTGGATCAGTGTCTTTTTGTCGTGGAGAGAGGCTAGAGATATTTTCGATGTGGCTCGGTCGACCATTGTCTCCCATAAGATCGCCGTACTGCCGAACCATATTTCGATAATGCGACTCTGTTTTCGGCGCAATTCGATCGCCATCTTCGGTCTTGTGTTGAGTGATCCAATCTACGAACCGTTCTGCTGCGCTCGGTTCCTCTAAAAGTGCTTCAAGCGAGATGCTGTGAGCGGAGTCGTCGTACCCGTTCGGTGTTGGCGGATTTCGGTATCTACAGAAAGCGAGGGTCTTCTGCAAAAGAGTCGTATGATATCTGTCTTTTTTATGTCGGGTCAAGCGTTCATCAAATTCTATCAGCAGCGGTTTGTCTTCTGAATCGACGGGAAGGGATTCCATGGCTTGGTGTTCCGGGGCATCCTCGTGACACCGCTGTATGACCGTTCCGTCAGTCGGTACCTCCCGAATGGTTGCCTGCACCCGAGCGAGGCGTTCCTGAGTCATCGATCTGTGGGCATTCTATTTGTGGCGAGGGTGTTAAACCTCTAGGATAGTTTACACTACCACAATAATACTTATGCTTTTGAGGGGTGCCAGATGACCTCAGGGAGCAATAGAATTCATAAATAATATGTTAAATGCGGCCTTTAAATAGTATCCATCTAGCCCCTGTTGCACCACGGATTCGAACCCTCAAACCACCACTGCTAGAGGGATCCTTAAAAAGCGGCGTTCCGTAACCAGTCTTCGTCAACCGACATAAGATACGGAAGACAATCTCGAAGCATAGAATCAGAGGACATCTCTGGCGAGTGAGAGGGCTGTAACTGGGGCCACATACGCTTTTATGAGACAGGCGTGAAATCAACTAACAAATGAGTAATTCTTCGGGCGACTATACTGTAGAGGAGGCGAAGGAAAATCTCGATGTCCTTCGAGCAGTCCCGGATCAGGTTGTCGAAGCAATTGGTGATGCGAGCGATGAACGCGTTCTCGAATTCCTAATCCGCGAACAGCAACTCGACATCCATCATGAGGGCGACCAAGGTGTGGGAGTGATCAGGCAGGCCGTCCTCGAGTCACCTCTTGCGTCACAGGAACTGAAGCGGACAGTCATCACTCGAGGTGACGACACTCCAGAAGAGATACTGGTTCCCGATGATGTCGAGAGGAACGCGAGAACTGCCCTACGGACAGGCAAGCCGGTAGTTCTCTATGGCCCAACTGGAACCGGGAAGACGACGTTCGCAAAACAACTCGCTCTCCAGCACTGCGTCGGTTTCTCACTACACACGGCAACGCCCTCGTGGACAGCGAAGGACATCATCGGGGGTATCGGGCCAAATCTAACTGGCTCCTCGGGCTATCGGTCGTTGAACTACGAGACTGAACTCGGTGCTGTCTCGGAAGGTGTTAAGCGGGCTCGCGACTTCGACATCCCATACGCAGTCATCCTCGACGAGATCACCCGGGCCGATATCTCCCAGATCTTCGGGCCGCTGTACACGGCCATCGAGAATCGCAACCAGACCCTCATCGAGACCGACGACGGTGAGACCATCGAGTTGGACGAGGACGTGAGCATCATCTGCACGATGAACATGTCCGACCGGACGGTCAACGAGCTGGACAACGCCATCACCCGGCGATTCGCGATGGTCGAACTCGACGAGTACGAGGACGACGACCGAC
This window encodes:
- a CDS encoding site-specific integrase; translated protein: MEEYTDRQVERVRRTVQEPNRSDILKTVRKGRRGNIASPKPNQRTKPSWSKATIRNNARDLRILAGQLQGLDEVEYEGTTWTGREGRDDYPDRLLDLTPEQVTELITEMSIERDWARSNERDYCLTVRNHFLAHDRVETATEIDYPQVGLENAAVDIETVPSREDLLTLIDSESIRDKAMYTVLWESGCRVTALASLKIKHWKPKGEGYGVVQVPGAYVTGLKGAEHSAKPITFARGYLDNWLSEHELSDDPEAPLFHGIRPQDDPSEHLHPHSVHQQLKRIARRTEEIDAEHISPHTFKHGRASEMRASDKYSKEDIEQILDWEEGTPMHGRYEHVTEIDEAERILRKHGFAPTDDGDSVEHRECPRCGTIVDIDAEYCPKCSLRQRNEPPRWWRIYRSITDEDDPVREKYREELPPADAAELVPDLFDHVKRVFLSGMIGGAVRSKVDGELAEEQKDTYHRSIEDPDDRQWVYDNISGIDQQHVEEHPHATDIRRIEPSELEG
- a CDS encoding site-specific integrase encodes the protein MTQERLARVQATIREVPTDGTVIQRCHEDAPEHQAMESLPVDSEDKPLLIEFDERLTRHKKDRYHTTLLQKTLAFCRYRNPPTPNGYDDSAHSISLEALLEEPSAAERFVDWITQHKTEDGDRIAPKTESHYRNMVRQYGDLMGDNGRPSHIENISSLSPRQKDTDPTPKRSNIHYWDESVVPILDSGKVHLRDKALIAVAWDSGARPSEIFRMKAGHLSDRGDYFLFEVEDSKTYDRTPHLQVSMPYLRKWLLEVDKMTNDVKLPTSPLSLPPDQPVWTKQKDSEKLKESTFEQRGSRIGNRLGYRRPTNLKQFRKSRASILAAKGVNQSTLRTRFGWEAGSSAPAHYIARFSDEANQQIADIDGAPIQIAEDYVEPSPIKCSSCEQWSPQHLEACFWCGSNLTGDEQTGDSEVERLRNKAEMNHAAKSNLRERISDYDVSASSMETALDIVEAMDSNPELTKESVAFTLMTEYDGINIDRVMELLGEGEDDLRTIFKGS
- a CDS encoding AAA family ATPase; its protein translation is MSNSSGDYTVEEAKENLDVLRAVPDQVVEAIGDASDERVLEFLIREQQLDIHHEGDQGVGVIRQAVLESPLASQELKRTVITRGDDTPEEILVPDDVERNARTALRTGKPVVLYGPTGTGKTTFAKQLALQHCVGFSLHTATPSWTAKDIIGGIGPNLTGSSGYRSLNYETELGAVSEGVKRARDFDIPYAVILDEITRADISQIFGPLYTAIENRNQTLIETDDGETIELDEDVSIICTMNMSDRTVNELDNAITRRFAMVELDEYEDDDRRALFEGWLEDNLGDIPLLGNDDLLDLFEADYDGINNGSEQASRGPIMRFGPMHYRDVTIFLREALQDEALYMDAPEQAVGQAFRTFIVPRLLNSAAFPQIEQIEEHYRALDNDFEMFDLAPAADLASRELEAERRQMGTYEQ